In the Methanobrevibacter boviskoreani JH1 genome, one interval contains:
- a CDS encoding class II aldolase/adducin family protein translates to MTDSKTLIVEYSKKLYDLGLVPGKSGNVSIKFKSDDGSDLVAITPTLVSLGDLTEDKIVVIDLDGNILSDGKPSSEYVMHCSIYKNREDVSSIVHTHSPFATGYAHSNKKLKRYEGFGPIKAPTNPEIKYYKPGTLELAENVGKAFKENQDNISDVLILKNHGIITVGSDIEEASNLAEFIELTAKTQYISQTLNSL, encoded by the coding sequence ATGACAGATTCAAAAACACTAATTGTAGAATATTCAAAAAAACTTTATGACTTAGGTCTAGTTCCTGGAAAATCAGGAAATGTCAGTATAAAATTTAAATCAGATGATGGCTCAGATTTGGTAGCCATTACACCAACCTTGGTTTCATTAGGTGATCTGACAGAGGATAAAATTGTAGTTATTGATTTAGATGGAAATATATTGTCCGATGGTAAGCCTTCATCTGAGTATGTAATGCATTGTTCCATTTACAAGAACCGTGAGGATGTATCAAGTATTGTACATACACATTCACCATTTGCCACAGGCTATGCCCACTCCAATAAAAAACTTAAAAGATATGAGGGTTTCGGACCAATTAAAGCTCCTACAAATCCTGAGATTAAATACTACAAACCGGGAACATTAGAGCTTGCAGAGAATGTTGGCAAGGCATTTAAAGAAAATCAGGATAATATATCAGATGTATTAATCTTAAAAAACCATGGAATAATCACTGTCGGATCCGATATAGAGGAGGCATCTAACCTTGCTGAATTTATTGAATTAACAGCCAAAACACAGTACATATCCCAAACATTAAATTCACTATAA
- a CDS encoding UPF0147 family protein, giving the protein MVNEIFQEVSEILNYIMENNTVPRNIRKAAEESNDILMNGEDDDTVRASSVIVILDDISNDPNIPVHARTLIWEILSKLESL; this is encoded by the coding sequence ATGGTTAACGAAATATTTCAAGAAGTTTCAGAGATATTAAATTATATTATGGAAAACAATACTGTACCAAGAAACATTAGAAAGGCTGCAGAAGAATCTAATGACATTTTAATGAATGGAGAGGACGACGATACAGTAAGGGCAAGTTCAGTTATTGTTATCTTAGATGATATTAGTAATGATCCTAATATTCCTGTACATGCTAGAACTTTAATATGGGAAATTCTAAGTAAATTAGAATCATTATAG
- a CDS encoding cobalt-precorrin 5A hydrolase, translating to MKIAIISVTENAKNLGLEIQEKLSKDPTVIKCDCFYKNVKENFNYAFNNYDGIIAIMASGITVRTVAPLIKSKDKDPAILNIDEKGEYVVSLLSGHLGGGNDLTRKIARLIRAKPVISTSTDVNYKYGVDTIASRYYYRINNVKSILPFNKAVLNNIPFTIKSEKDINFLKKYFLGCKFEQLPEKGYSDNNLENKVNLGQIQFSFESDGQEFTLEMDERKLVVGIGSRRGKTMQNVMIAVENALENLNIPISRVNSFATISIKKDEEGIINACKHYNRPLEIIDIDDVRIFTSDDCSRSEFVQKKFGIDGVCEQCAMIAVGEGGKLIHKKIAIDGVTVAVAVSK from the coding sequence ATGAAGATTGCAATAATATCAGTTACAGAAAATGCTAAAAATTTAGGCTTGGAGATTCAGGAGAAATTATCTAAAGATCCTACAGTTATAAAGTGTGATTGTTTCTATAAAAATGTTAAGGAAAACTTTAACTATGCTTTCAATAACTATGATGGTATAATTGCAATAATGGCTAGTGGCATTACGGTTAGAACTGTTGCCCCTTTAATCAAATCAAAGGATAAGGATCCTGCAATATTAAATATAGATGAGAAGGGTGAATATGTTGTAAGTCTACTTTCAGGTCATTTAGGTGGTGGAAATGATTTAACAAGAAAGATAGCTAGATTAATCAGGGCAAAACCTGTCATTTCAACATCTACAGATGTAAATTATAAATATGGTGTTGATACAATTGCATCTAGATACTATTATAGAATTAATAACGTCAAATCAATATTGCCATTTAATAAGGCCGTTTTAAACAATATCCCTTTTACTATTAAATCAGAAAAGGATATAAACTTTTTAAAAAAATACTTTTTAGGATGCAAGTTTGAGCAATTACCTGAAAAGGGATATTCTGATAACAATCTTGAAAATAAGGTGAATTTAGGACAGATTCAATTCTCGTTTGAAAGTGATGGTCAGGAGTTTACACTTGAAATGGATGAGAGGAAACTTGTGGTGGGCATTGGTTCAAGACGTGGTAAGACCATGCAAAATGTGATGATAGCTGTTGAAAATGCACTCGAAAATTTGAATATACCTATCAGTAGAGTTAATAGTTTTGCAACTATATCAATTAAAAAAGATGAGGAAGGAATAATTAATGCATGCAAACATTACAATAGACCATTGGAGATAATTGATATAGATGATGTCCGTATTTTCACATCAGATGATTGTTCCAGATCTGAGTTCGTCCAGAAGAAATTTGGAATAGACGGTGTCTGTGAGCAATGTGCAATGATAGCTGTAGGTGAAGGTGGAAAATTAATCCATAAAAAAATAGCAATAGATGGTGTAACTGTAGCAGTAGCTGTTTCAAAATAG
- a CDS encoding cobalamin biosynthesis protein encodes MFFVVSILAILMDELIGEVPSNMHPVVFIGKLTNFFKNIYIKLDSYLSGLYLLLSVVFVFLIVSYIVLLIITYLPLIITIILFALLLSSTFSINLLLSSAEHVRILLENREIFAAREAVSQLVSRDLSGLNQNYVISATIESLTENVTDSVISPLFYYFVLGFLIIIFNCYNHLFDYSYIVTNLNLFVLNNMQIDANRVVIDLIFVCIIIAYLFRIVNTQDAMVGYKTKKYIKIGFVPAICDDLLNFIPARITGYLMILSARILGMDWRNGLRIMRRDARACESPNSGYPMAAAAGSLSIQLIKRNHYILGDPIKRIEPYDIRRAYNLSRWTIFLFILFQFIILFLILIVMWII; translated from the coding sequence GTGTTTTTTGTAGTTTCCATACTTGCAATATTGATGGATGAGCTGATTGGTGAGGTTCCATCAAATATGCATCCAGTTGTATTTATTGGAAAATTAACTAATTTTTTTAAGAATATCTATATAAAGCTCGATTCCTATCTTTCAGGACTGTATTTACTTTTGTCAGTTGTTTTTGTATTTTTGATAGTGAGCTATATTGTACTATTGATTATCACATACCTTCCATTGATAATTACAATAATACTTTTCGCATTGCTTCTATCATCTACATTTTCAATTAATCTACTTTTAAGTTCTGCCGAACATGTCAGGATCCTTTTAGAAAACAGGGAAATTTTTGCAGCAAGGGAAGCCGTATCACAGTTAGTAAGCAGAGACTTAAGTGGCTTAAACCAGAACTATGTTATATCCGCTACAATTGAGAGTTTGACAGAAAATGTTACAGACTCTGTAATAAGTCCATTGTTCTATTACTTTGTATTGGGATTTTTAATTATCATATTCAATTGTTATAACCATTTGTTTGATTATAGCTATATTGTAACAAACCTCAATCTCTTTGTTTTAAATAATATGCAGATAGATGCAAATAGGGTTGTCATTGATCTGATATTTGTATGTATAATCATTGCATATCTCTTTAGAATTGTCAATACACAGGATGCTATGGTTGGATATAAAACTAAAAAATACATCAAGATCGGATTTGTTCCTGCAATATGCGATGATTTATTGAACTTCATTCCAGCAAGGATTACAGGATATTTAATGATATTGTCTGCGAGAATTCTTGGTATGGATTGGAGGAATGGTTTAAGGATAATGAGAAGAGATGCAAGAGCATGTGAAAGTCCAAACTCAGGTTATCCAATGGCTGCTGCAGCCGGTTCACTTTCAATACAATTGATTAAGAGGAATCATTATATCTTAGGAGATCCAATAAAACGTATAGAGCCATATGATATTAGAAGAGCATATAATTTGTCTAGATGGACTATATTCCTTTTCATCTTATTCCAATTTATAATTCTATTCTTAATACTAATCGTAATGTGGATAATCTAA
- a CDS encoding DUF2299 domain-containing protein, which translates to MIDESKIIKWLTDEGLLNKKIQDQNANFHYIINYPQDHMMDLIQPVGKEDMILIGCATEIAEEQKKMISQSSKQIKENFIWAMRFTLNQFLVDFELEHPDNELNRFLITDEIFEDGLTKNKLIHTIKRIYKSKLQCLWLIDKTFSSTSIDLNDFDNQ; encoded by the coding sequence ATGATCGATGAAAGTAAAATAATCAAGTGGCTAACTGATGAAGGTCTTTTAAATAAGAAAATCCAGGATCAAAATGCTAATTTTCATTACATAATCAACTATCCCCAGGACCATATGATGGATTTGATTCAACCTGTTGGAAAGGAGGATATGATCCTCATAGGATGTGCAACCGAAATTGCCGAAGAACAGAAGAAGATGATCAGTCAATCCTCAAAACAGATAAAAGAGAATTTCATATGGGCTATGAGGTTTACATTGAATCAATTTCTAGTTGATTTCGAACTTGAACATCCAGATAACGAGTTGAATAGATTCCTTATTACAGATGAAATATTTGAGGATGGTCTTACAAAAAACAAGTTAATTCACACCATTAAAAGAATTTACAAATCTAAACTTCAATGTTTATGGTTGATTGACAAGACATTCTCATCAACAAGTATTGATCTAAATGATTTTGACAATCAATAG
- a CDS encoding Cdc6/Cdc18 family protein, whose protein sequence is MTDNIFANLKDRSNSVFKNKKPLDHRFLPENLPHRNEQITLIAKYWVEALDNVTPSDLTIYGKTGTGKTAAAKFAQQQLLEAAKEKKQYIRVEYIKCTDYTTEYQVLAQLCQRLGRDVPYRGWTKGEIINTFRDIFKQEFNGNELILIVILDEIDILLEKDGDGLLYTLTRTDNVSILSISNFLDFKKFIKPRVMSSLRDKEIVFPPYRADQLADILKERSRMSFKEGVLDEDVIPLCSAMAAKEEGDARYALDLLRTAGELADNDKSDKIIGDYVIAAKNEIEHNKVTDIILTLPTQQQRVLEAILILTKEKEEITSGKLYETYKEVSKGDSVTYRRIFDFINELEMLGIISTNTKSFGRGKGRTNIIKLQCDEKLVENTLYSM, encoded by the coding sequence ATGACAGATAATATTTTTGCAAATTTAAAAGACCGAAGCAATTCAGTTTTTAAAAATAAAAAACCTTTAGATCATAGGTTTTTACCTGAGAATTTACCTCATAGGAATGAACAAATTACATTAATAGCTAAATATTGGGTTGAAGCATTGGACAATGTGACTCCATCTGATTTAACTATATATGGTAAAACAGGTACCGGGAAAACTGCAGCAGCTAAATTTGCACAACAACAACTTTTAGAAGCTGCTAAAGAAAAAAAGCAATACATTAGAGTTGAATATATTAAATGTACTGATTACACTACTGAATATCAGGTTTTAGCTCAACTATGTCAAAGATTAGGTAGAGATGTTCCATACAGAGGATGGACTAAAGGGGAAATTATCAATACATTTAGGGATATTTTCAAACAGGAATTTAATGGTAATGAATTGATCCTTATAGTAATCTTGGATGAAATTGACATATTACTTGAGAAGGACGGTGACGGATTATTATATACCCTAACCAGAACAGACAATGTTTCTATCTTATCCATCAGTAACTTTTTAGACTTTAAAAAATTTATTAAGCCAAGGGTAATGAGTAGTTTAAGGGATAAGGAAATTGTTTTTCCACCATATAGGGCAGATCAATTAGCTGATATTTTAAAGGAACGTTCTAGAATGTCATTTAAAGAGGGTGTTCTTGATGAGGATGTTATTCCATTATGTTCTGCAATGGCTGCTAAAGAGGAGGGTGATGCAAGATATGCTCTTGATTTACTCAGAACCGCTGGTGAATTAGCTGACAATGATAAATCAGATAAAATAATAGGAGACTATGTTATTGCTGCTAAGAATGAAATTGAACATAATAAAGTTACGGATATTATCTTAACCTTACCAACTCAACAACAAAGGGTTCTTGAAGCTATTTTAATATTAACTAAGGAAAAAGAGGAAATTACTTCAGGTAAATTATATGAAACATATAAGGAAGTTTCAAAAGGTGATTCCGTAACTTATAGAAGGATCTTTGATTTCATTAATGAATTGGAAATGTTAGGTATAATTTCAACAAACACCAAATCCTTTGGTAGAGGTAAAGGTAGAACCAACATTATTAAACTACAATGTGATGAGAAATTGGTTGAAAATACCTTATACTCCATGTAA
- the pyrB gene encoding aspartate carbamoyltransferase encodes MIEIFNLKNVISIKDFSKEDINYILDEAKKLEKVAKSQAISNDLNGKILGMMFFEPSTRTKLSFETAMKRLGGACVGFDSVSSSSMEKGESIADTAKMLESYCDGLVIRHELEGVSQFISEIVNIPVINAGDGAGQHPTQTLLDLYTMREEFGHIENLNVALVGDLKYGRTVHSLAYALGLYNVNMTFVSPNELRMPKEILRDLEKNNIKYRENTDLNDVIDDIDVLYDTRIQKERFPDVEEYLKIKDAYLINKKMLEGKDLIVMHPLPRINEIDYDVDDTKHNRYFKQAFNAVPVRMAILKNLILNNKKFED; translated from the coding sequence GTGATTGAAATTTTTAATCTTAAAAATGTTATATCTATTAAAGATTTTTCAAAGGAAGATATTAATTACATCTTAGATGAAGCTAAGAAACTTGAGAAGGTTGCTAAATCACAGGCTATTTCCAATGATTTAAATGGAAAGATTCTTGGTATGATGTTTTTTGAACCATCAACCAGAACTAAACTATCATTTGAAACTGCAATGAAAAGATTAGGTGGAGCTTGTGTAGGATTCGACAGTGTCTCATCATCATCAATGGAGAAAGGTGAAAGTATTGCAGATACTGCTAAGATGTTGGAATCATACTGTGACGGACTTGTCATAAGACATGAGCTTGAAGGGGTATCCCAATTCATATCAGAAATTGTGAATATTCCAGTAATCAATGCTGGTGACGGGGCAGGCCAACATCCAACTCAGACATTACTTGATTTATATACCATGAGAGAGGAATTCGGTCATATTGAAAATCTGAATGTTGCACTTGTTGGAGATTTAAAATATGGTCGTACCGTACATTCATTGGCATATGCTTTAGGATTATATAATGTGAATATGACATTTGTATCACCAAATGAACTTAGGATGCCTAAAGAAATCTTACGTGATCTTGAAAAAAATAATATTAAATATAGGGAAAACACTGATCTCAATGATGTCATTGATGATATTGATGTGTTATATGATACAAGAATCCAGAAAGAAAGATTCCCAGATGTCGAGGAATATTTGAAAATAAAGGACGCATATTTAATTAATAAAAAAATGTTAGAAGGAAAGGATTTAATAGTCATGCATCCGCTTCCAAGAATCAATGAAATAGACTATGATGTTGATGATACCAAACATAATAGATACTTTAAACAAGCATTTAACGCCGTTCCTGTAAGAATGGCAATTCTTAAAAATCTAATATTAAACAATAAAAAATTTGAAGATTAA
- a CDS encoding flavodoxin domain-containing protein: MRILILYDNVNSKAAEIANEILENVDSEFKRAFPVNKAHDACLLKYDFIILGGSVSKRSIPRELKQYVQRNMRTLKGKNIGIFITTYEKEKESKYLYKLYSKELVSSAYLTEFFYDENINTGFFSRPRTKTPNKGKINELNKSRIKSFIDKINELSARRKK; encoded by the coding sequence ATGAGAATTTTAATCCTTTACGATAATGTAAACAGTAAAGCTGCAGAAATTGCAAATGAAATCCTTGAAAATGTAGATTCAGAATTTAAAAGAGCATTTCCTGTAAATAAAGCTCATGATGCATGTTTACTAAAATATGATTTTATAATATTAGGTGGATCTGTCAGTAAAAGAAGTATTCCAAGGGAACTTAAACAGTATGTTCAAAGAAACATGAGAACATTAAAAGGTAAAAACATTGGAATATTTATTACAACCTATGAAAAGGAAAAGGAATCCAAATATCTATACAAACTTTACTCAAAAGAGTTAGTAAGTTCCGCATATCTAACAGAATTCTTCTATGATGAGAATATCAACACAGGTTTCTTTTCAAGACCTAGAACAAAAACACCTAATAAAGGTAAAATAAACGAACTAAATAAAAGCCGTATAAAATCATTTATTGATAAAATCAACGAGCTTAGTGCTCGTCGTAAGAAATAA
- a CDS encoding fumarylacetoacetate hydrolase family protein → MKFIRFIYNDDVKSGIIKNSQIYEIDYDDNKELLDIDFNRDIINDKSYSFNEIKIIEPTEPSKLVCIGLNYKEHGEELEMELPEEPKIFLKPETSVIAHEDPIIYPSMSNQVDYEGELAVVIGRECKDVDIEEVKNYIFGYTIVNDVTARDLQAKDGQWTRAKSFDTFAPIGPCIETDLNPLNQKIETKVNGRIKQDSNTKNMIFNVYQLLSFISNIMTLNSGDVISTGTPKGVGEIKPNDTVEITIENIGTLKNTLIKN, encoded by the coding sequence ATGAAATTTATAAGATTTATATACAATGATGATGTCAAATCAGGGATAATCAAAAACAGTCAGATTTATGAAATAGACTATGATGATAATAAGGAATTACTAGATATCGATTTTAATCGGGACATTATTAATGATAAATCTTATAGTTTCAATGAAATTAAAATAATAGAACCTACAGAACCATCTAAACTGGTATGTATTGGGCTTAACTATAAAGAACACGGTGAAGAATTAGAGATGGAATTACCAGAGGAACCTAAAATCTTCCTAAAACCAGAAACATCCGTAATAGCCCATGAAGATCCGATCATATACCCATCAATGTCAAACCAGGTTGATTATGAAGGGGAGTTGGCTGTTGTAATAGGTAGAGAATGTAAGGATGTTGACATTGAAGAGGTAAAAAATTACATATTTGGATACACCATAGTCAACGATGTTACAGCACGGGATCTTCAAGCAAAGGACGGACAATGGACAAGGGCCAAAAGTTTTGATACATTTGCCCCTATAGGACCATGTATCGAAACCGACTTAAATCCCCTTAACCAAAAGATAGAGACTAAAGTCAATGGCAGGATTAAGCAAGATTCCAATACTAAAAACATGATTTTCAATGTCTACCAATTATTAAGTTTTATATCCAATATCATGACATTAAACTCAGGAGATGTGATATCAACAGGTACACCAAAAGGTGTAGGTGAAATCAAACCAAATGATACCGTTGAAATTACAATTGAAAACATTGGAACATTGAAAAACACATTAATCAAAAATTAA
- the hisG gene encoding ATP phosphoribosyltransferase, which produces MKLQIAIPSKGRISDPSIEILEQAGLKLKDTTNRKLMANTHNPNIDVMFTRASDIPTFIEEGIVDMGITGVDLIHEKDADVEEILDLDFGQTKLVLAVPESSNIKSIKDFNENMRIATEFPNLTRKYLKENGVEGVEIVELAGSTEIAPLIGIADGITDLTSTGTTLKTNHLKIIDTILESTIKLIANKDSLSEKYELVEAVTTSIQGVINASNKKLILMNVHKENLNQVKDVLPGMSGPTISEILSKKDMFAVQAVVDEDKVFKLVNELKKVGARDILVVPIERVIN; this is translated from the coding sequence ATGAAATTACAAATAGCTATACCTTCAAAAGGAAGGATAAGTGACCCTTCAATTGAAATTTTAGAGCAAGCTGGTTTAAAATTAAAAGACACCACCAACAGAAAACTAATGGCAAATACACATAATCCTAATATAGATGTTATGTTTACACGTGCCAGTGATATTCCAACATTTATCGAAGAGGGAATCGTTGATATGGGAATTACCGGCGTTGACTTAATCCATGAAAAAGACGCGGATGTTGAGGAAATATTGGATCTTGATTTTGGTCAAACAAAGTTAGTACTTGCAGTTCCTGAAAGCTCCAACATTAAAAGCATAAAAGATTTTAATGAAAACATGAGAATCGCAACAGAGTTTCCAAACTTAACCAGAAAATACCTTAAAGAAAATGGTGTTGAAGGTGTTGAAATTGTGGAACTTGCAGGCTCTACCGAAATAGCTCCACTTATAGGAATCGCAGATGGAATTACCGATTTGACCAGTACAGGAACAACATTAAAAACAAACCATCTTAAAATTATTGACACCATTTTAGAAAGTACCATTAAATTGATTGCAAATAAAGACAGTTTATCTGAAAAATATGAACTTGTTGAGGCTGTTACAACCAGTATCCAAGGTGTAATAAATGCATCAAACAAAAAGTTGATACTAATGAATGTTCATAAAGAAAACTTAAACCAGGTAAAGGATGTTCTTCCAGGTATGAGTGGACCAACAATATCCGAGATTCTATCTAAAAAGGATATGTTTGCGGTTCAAGCTGTAGTGGATGAGGACAAAGTATTTAAATTGGTTAATGAACTTAAAAAAGTAGGGGCAAGAGACATTCTTGTTGTTCCGATTGAAAGGGTTATTAACTGA
- the hmdC gene encoding 5,10-methenyltetrahydromethanopterin hydrogenase cofactor biosynthesis protein HmdC — protein sequence MYELIKKAVNSDEAAIELSKMDKDVTEVVDAISELSLEETMKLGTRFKKFPIGCDLNEIIVGTCASDLELKDLLGNCRLANMIGSPIHICAYAFADIAENNDMRGIDVMKKVHDTVDVPLDLDHFGENGPMRLPKNIVGCGGECYYKGPAFTECPRGRIHERLIDKELKEKSDKEEWVKLSSSVAINLSSVQSGEGHAAPYAEAVDVANLAKKYNKGLEAIMFVGDGYDELITGFEKAIDIGADVFVIEGGPYNRAENTTEAYAKAIAASRILCPGKVVATNGAYEHECRAGLRSGLNMIITGFPKNHHGYMCGYEPGTAKRGNFGLPRVIEIMNEEVNNKYTRVPIQREELIALATSVKIAGPENIYPKKIGSYTVGDAHWATLTSSRIYDNINLKHDLNSIVESVNGSSVALLGGRFISWVIAKELDKQVDEIIISDVDPWIQNVTVDNLQEELDATIIKGDGDVNSSEKSDDTIITSTIPNISNKILNKVPDAINLV from the coding sequence ATGTATGAATTAATTAAAAAAGCTGTCAATAGTGATGAGGCTGCTATTGAATTATCAAAAATGGATAAAGATGTGACAGAAGTTGTAGATGCAATATCTGAGTTATCCTTAGAAGAAACCATGAAACTTGGTACCAGATTTAAAAAGTTCCCAATCGGATGTGATTTGAATGAGATAATCGTTGGAACCTGTGCATCAGATTTGGAATTAAAGGATTTACTTGGAAACTGCAGGCTAGCCAATATGATTGGATCTCCCATTCATATATGTGCATATGCATTTGCAGACATAGCTGAAAATAATGATATGCGTGGAATAGACGTTATGAAAAAAGTCCATGATACCGTTGATGTTCCACTAGACCTTGATCATTTTGGTGAAAATGGACCTATGAGACTTCCTAAGAATATTGTTGGATGTGGTGGAGAATGTTATTACAAAGGTCCTGCATTTACTGAATGCCCAAGAGGAAGAATCCATGAAAGATTAATAGATAAAGAGTTAAAAGAAAAATCCGATAAGGAGGAATGGGTGAAACTATCATCTTCCGTTGCCATTAACTTAAGTTCAGTGCAAAGTGGTGAGGGACATGCAGCTCCATATGCCGAGGCAGTGGACGTTGCGAATCTAGCTAAAAAATATAATAAGGGACTTGAAGCCATCATGTTTGTTGGTGATGGATATGATGAGCTTATTACAGGTTTTGAAAAGGCTATAGATATTGGAGCAGACGTGTTTGTAATAGAAGGTGGACCTTATAACCGTGCGGAAAATACCACGGAAGCATATGCCAAAGCAATAGCTGCATCAAGAATATTATGTCCTGGAAAGGTTGTTGCAACCAATGGAGCATATGAACATGAATGCCGTGCAGGATTAAGATCCGGACTAAACATGATTATAACAGGTTTTCCAAAGAACCATCATGGATATATGTGTGGATATGAACCGGGAACTGCTAAAAGGGGTAATTTCGGTCTTCCTAGAGTAATTGAAATAATGAATGAAGAGGTTAACAACAAGTATACAAGGGTACCAATTCAAAGGGAAGAGTTAATAGCCCTTGCAACCTCCGTTAAGATAGCTGGGCCCGAGAACATATACCCTAAAAAGATCGGATCATACACCGTTGGAGATGCACACTGGGCTACATTGACAAGTTCCAGAATATATGACAACATCAATCTAAAACATGATCTAAATAGTATTGTGGAATCAGTAAATGGTAGCAGTGTTGCATTGCTTGGTGGAAGATTCATATCCTGGGTAATTGCAAAAGAGCTTGATAAACAAGTGGATGAGATTATTATATCTGATGTCGACCCTTGGATTCAGAATGTTACCGTAGACAACCTTCAAGAGGAACTAGATGCAACTATCATCAAGGGAGACGGAGACGTGAACAGTTCTGAAAAGTCAGATGATACAATCATTACATCAACAATACCAAACATCTCAAATAAAATCCTAAATAAAGTTCCAGATGCAATCAATTTAGTATAG
- the hmd gene encoding 5,10-methenyltetrahydromethanopterin hydrogenase, translating to MKVAILGAGCYRTHSASGITNFTRACEVAEQTGKKEIALTHSTIEMGAELLHLAGVDEVVVADPVFKEGLTIVDDFDYDEVIAAHKAGKPEDVMPAIREKVNSLAETVAKPPKGAIHFVDPEDLGMKTTADDSEAVADADWVMTWLPEGGMQPDIIKNFAGDIKEGAIVTHACTIPTTQFKKIFDDLGAKVNVASYHPGAVPEMKGQAYIAKGYASDEAINTLLELGTKARGEAFTLPANLLGPVCDMCSAVTAITYAGILAYRDTVTQILGAPAGFAQNMADQALTQVTALMNDEGIDKMDEALDPAALLGTADSMNFGALAEIVPTVLDYLGKDKKE from the coding sequence ATGAAAGTAGCTATTTTAGGTGCAGGATGTTACAGAACACATTCTGCAAGTGGTATTACAAACTTTACAAGAGCTTGTGAAGTTGCAGAACAAACTGGTAAAAAAGAAATCGCATTAACTCATTCAACTATTGAAATGGGTGCTGAATTATTACACCTTGCTGGTGTAGATGAAGTAGTAGTAGCTGATCCTGTATTTAAAGAAGGTTTAACTATTGTAGACGATTTTGATTATGATGAAGTTATCGCAGCTCACAAAGCAGGTAAACCTGAAGATGTAATGCCAGCAATAAGAGAAAAAGTAAACTCATTAGCTGAAACAGTCGCTAAACCACCTAAAGGTGCTATTCACTTTGTAGACCCTGAAGATTTAGGAATGAAAACTACTGCAGATGATTCTGAAGCTGTAGCAGATGCTGACTGGGTAATGACCTGGTTACCAGAAGGTGGAATGCAACCTGATATAATCAAAAACTTTGCTGGAGATATTAAAGAAGGTGCTATTGTAACCCACGCTTGTACTATCCCTACCACTCAATTCAAAAAAATCTTTGATGATTTAGGTGCTAAAGTAAATGTAGCTTCCTACCACCCAGGTGCTGTACCTGAAATGAAAGGTCAAGCATACATTGCTAAAGGATATGCTAGTGATGAAGCAATTAACACTTTATTAGAATTAGGTACTAAAGCAAGAGGTGAAGCATTTACCTTACCTGCAAACTTATTAGGACCTGTATGTGATATGTGTTCAGCTGTAACCGCTATTACCTACGCAGGTATCTTAGCATACAGAGACACTGTTACTCAAATCTTAGGTGCTCCTGCTGGATTTGCACAAAACATGGCAGATCAAGCTTTAACCCAAGTTACTGCACTTATGAATGACGAAGGTATTGATAAAATGGATGAAGCTTTAGACCCTGCTGCATTACTCGGTACTGCAGATTCAATGAATTTCGGTGCTTTAGCTGAAATCGTTCCTACTGTATTAGATTACTTAGGAAAAGATAAAAAAGAATAG